In Oreochromis aureus strain Israel breed Guangdong linkage group 20, ZZ_aureus, whole genome shotgun sequence, the following are encoded in one genomic region:
- the ribc1 gene encoding RIB43A-like with coiled-coils protein 1 has protein sequence MYKVDLPVDESTEKAVERRRAAETARKARIFNTRLRVMGLDLDTLNQQVQEKKHQQNMEKQRDKALDKLRIYQDEALVQQNNAEKQKRRVLNSELTNYWATHQQAEDSRDVDLKFGLKGAFKIAIPENELGPASMQIFKGEGVGEELRMREQIRKTERDLRAQMDENEKRHMRDKHIEMLVSKELVQQDVRGAQQAALEEVCKRATRIALNNYNQALAKEQAEKLKEQHKREEQENLAEMWHTMTSDMMTECAEATERQVGGGRPPQVLPDRWKGMSPEQLKSIQQEKEQQCLERQKQRDAEKIRDAAWDLKLLKLSREAEKEDLRAAELSREQRIQMDRYNMQLAREQLAQQEYLNKRLYTNKPTKDYFYQFNTSSR, from the exons ATGTACAAAGTGGATTTGCCTGTAGACGAGTCCACGGAAAAGGCTGTGGAGAGGCGTAGGGCTGCAGAAACAGCACGCAAGGCCCGCATTTTCAACACCCGGCTTCGTGTGATGGGTCTCGACCTAGATACACTAAACCAACAAGTCCAGGAGAAGAAACACCAGCAAAACATGGAGAAACAAAGGGACAAAGCTTTGG ATAAGTTGAGAATATACCAAGATGAAGCACTGGTGCAGCAGAACAATGCTGAAAAGCAGAAGCGAAGAGTTTTGAATTCTGAACTCACCAACTACTGGGCTACTCATCAGCAAGCAGAGGACTCTCGTGATGTTGATCTTAAATTTGGCCTGAAGGGGGCATTCAAGATTGCCATTCCAGAGAATGAGCTAGGGCCTGCCAGTATGCAAATCTTTAAG GGAGAGGGTGTCGGAGAGGAGCTGAGGATGAGAGAACAAATAAGAAAGACAGAACGAGATCTGCGAGCACAGATGGATGAGaatgaaaaaaggcacatgcgAGACAAGCACATAG AGATGCTTGTGAGCAAAGAGCTGGTGCAACAAGATGTGAGAGGGGCTCAGCAAGCTGCCCTCGAGGAGGTGTGTAAGAGAGCTACCCGCATCGCGCTCAACAACTACAATCAGGCTCTG GCTAAAGAGCAAGCAGAGAAACTGAAGGAGCAACACAAGAGAGAGGAACAGGAAAATCTGGCAGAGATGTGGCATACAATGACATCTGACATGATGACAGAGTGTGCAGAGGCAACAGAGAGACAGGTGGGAGGAGGGAGGCCACCACAGGTTCTACCAGACAGGTGGAAAGGAATGAGCCCTGAACAGCTGAAAAGCATTCAGCAGGAGAAAGAACAACAATGCCTTGAGAGACAG AAACAGCGAGATGCTGAAAAGATTCGGGATGCAGCTTGGgacctgaagctgctgaagCTGTCCAGAGAAGCCGAGAAGGAGGATCTGAGAGCAGCCGAGCTGAGTAGAGAGCAGAGAATTCAGATGGACCGCTACAACATGCAGCTGGCCCGAGAACAGCTGGCACA GCAAGAGTACCTGAATAAGAGACTGTACACCAACAAACCCACCAAGGACTACTTTTATCAATTCAACACCAGCTCCCGCTGA